In one Pseudomonas tensinigenes genomic region, the following are encoded:
- a CDS encoding DsbE family thiol:disulfide interchange protein: protein MRRWLMLVPLAIFLLVAVFLYRGLYLDPAELPSAMINKPFPEFSLPNVQGDKNLTKADILGKPALVNVWGTWCISCRVEHPVLNKLAERGVVIYGINYKDTNADALKWLAEFHNPYALDIRDDEGSLGLNLGVYGAPETFFIDAKGIIRDKYVGVIDEQVWREKLAAKYQALVDEAKP, encoded by the coding sequence ATGAGACGTTGGTTGATGCTGGTGCCACTGGCGATTTTCCTGCTGGTGGCGGTGTTTCTTTATCGCGGGCTGTACCTCGATCCGGCGGAACTGCCGTCGGCGATGATCAACAAGCCGTTCCCGGAGTTTTCCCTGCCAAACGTGCAGGGCGACAAGAACCTGACCAAGGCTGACATTCTCGGCAAACCGGCACTGGTCAATGTCTGGGGCACCTGGTGCATTTCCTGCCGGGTCGAGCATCCGGTGCTGAACAAACTCGCCGAGCGTGGCGTGGTGATCTACGGCATCAACTACAAGGACACCAACGCCGATGCCTTGAAGTGGCTGGCCGAATTCCACAATCCGTACGCGCTGGATATCCGTGACGATGAAGGCTCGCTGGGTCTGAACCTCGGCGTCTACGGCGCGCCGGAAACCTTTTTCATCGACGCCAAGGGCATCATCCGCGATAAATATGTCGGCGTGATCGACGAGCAGGTCTGGCGCGAAAAACTCGCCGCCAAGTATCAGGCGCTGGTCGATGAGGCCAAGCCATGA
- a CDS encoding type II toxin-antitoxin system HicB family antitoxin gives MQYPICIEWGDENTAIGIQIPDIPGAVTAGDSFEDAYKAAVEVAHIMLQEIAADGESIPMPTSASAHRSNPDFADMGWGMLELDISPYLGKTEKVNVTLPGYVIQRIDRYVREHNVKSRSSFLADAAMEKLVRY, from the coding sequence ATGCAATATCCAATCTGTATCGAGTGGGGAGACGAGAACACTGCCATCGGTATTCAGATCCCCGATATTCCCGGCGCCGTTACAGCAGGGGATAGCTTTGAAGATGCCTACAAGGCGGCGGTCGAAGTCGCCCACATCATGCTGCAGGAGATTGCGGCGGACGGGGAGTCGATTCCTATGCCGACTTCGGCATCCGCTCATCGCAGTAATCCGGACTTTGCCGACATGGGCTGGGGCATGCTGGAACTGGATATTTCGCCCTATCTCGGCAAGACCGAGAAGGTCAACGTAACGCTGCCCGGTTATGTGATTCAGCGCATCGATCGTTATGTGCGCGAGCACAACGTCAAAAGCCGCTCCTCCTTTCTGGCCGATGCGGCGATGGAAAAGCTGGTTCGATATTAA
- a CDS encoding type II toxin-antitoxin system HicA family toxin — translation MQSRLLIKELEEAGWTLDRVTGSHHIFKHRYNPYTIPVPHLKKDLPLGAVKSIRRRAGLYNPPASFEGDP, via the coding sequence GTGCAGAGCAGGCTATTGATCAAGGAGCTGGAGGAGGCAGGCTGGACGCTGGATCGGGTCACCGGCAGTCATCACATCTTCAAGCACCGATACAACCCGTACACGATTCCCGTCCCACATCTGAAAAAGGATTTGCCGTTGGGAGCGGTCAAAAGCATCAGGAGGCGTGCCGGGTTATACAACCCGCCAGCCAGTTTCGAAGGAGATCCGTAA
- the ccmI gene encoding c-type cytochrome biogenesis protein CcmI translates to MIDFWLAAGLLLLVALSFLLIPVLRERRAQREEDRTALNVALYQERVAELQAQQAEGVLDAAQMDSGRAEAARELLADTEGVSAPRVSRLGKPLPLLAAVLVPVLGLGLYMHFGAADKVELTREFAQAPQSMEEMTQRLERAVAAQPDSAEGLYFLGRTYMAQERPADAAKMFERAANLAGRQPELLGQWAQAQYFADGKKWSTKIQALTDEALKADPKEVTSLGLLGIAAFEGERYQEAIDYWNRLLAQLPPEDSSRAALQGGIKRAAERLEASGGKVAQAPVAAKAALLKVSVDLASELRSKVQPGDSVFIFARATSGPPAPLAAKRLTVADLPVTVELGDADAMMPQLKLSNFPEVQLVARISRAGQPTAGEWVGRSGPLASSTTALQKLTIDSPDK, encoded by the coding sequence ATGATTGATTTCTGGCTTGCCGCAGGGCTGTTGCTTCTGGTCGCCCTGAGTTTTCTGCTGATCCCGGTTTTGCGTGAGCGTCGCGCCCAGCGTGAAGAGGATCGTACTGCCCTGAACGTTGCGTTGTATCAGGAGCGTGTCGCCGAGTTGCAAGCGCAACAGGCTGAAGGTGTGCTCGACGCGGCGCAAATGGACAGCGGTCGTGCGGAGGCTGCGCGTGAGTTGCTGGCGGATACCGAAGGCGTCAGCGCGCCACGGGTTTCCCGACTGGGTAAACCCTTGCCGCTGTTGGCCGCTGTGCTTGTGCCGGTGTTGGGCCTGGGTCTGTATATGCACTTCGGCGCTGCCGACAAAGTCGAGCTGACCCGCGAATTTGCCCAGGCACCGCAGTCGATGGAAGAAATGACTCAGCGTCTGGAACGTGCTGTTGCGGCGCAACCGGATTCTGCCGAAGGCCTGTATTTCCTCGGTCGTACCTACATGGCGCAAGAGCGTCCGGCGGACGCGGCGAAGATGTTCGAACGCGCCGCCAACCTGGCCGGTCGTCAGCCGGAGCTGCTCGGTCAGTGGGCGCAGGCGCAGTATTTTGCTGACGGCAAGAAGTGGTCGACGAAAATTCAGGCGCTGACCGACGAAGCGCTGAAGGCTGATCCGAAAGAAGTCACCAGCCTTGGTTTGCTCGGTATCGCTGCGTTTGAAGGCGAGCGTTATCAGGAAGCCATCGATTACTGGAACCGTCTGCTGGCGCAACTGCCGCCTGAGGATAGCTCCCGCGCCGCGCTGCAAGGCGGGATCAAACGCGCCGCCGAACGTCTGGAAGCCAGCGGTGGCAAGGTTGCTCAGGCACCGGTAGCCGCGAAAGCCGCGCTGTTGAAAGTCAGCGTCGATCTGGCCAGCGAACTCAGAAGCAAAGTGCAACCGGGTGACAGCGTGTTCATCTTCGCTCGCGCCACCTCTGGCCCACCGGCCCCGCTGGCCGCCAAACGCCTGACCGTGGCCGATCTGCCGGTGACCGTCGAGCTGGGCGATGCCGACGCAATGATGCCGCAGTTGAAACTGTCGAACTTCCCTGAAGTCCAACTGGTTGCGCGCATCTCCCGCGCCGGCCAACCGACTGCCGGCGAGTGGGTCGGTCGCAGCGGCCCTCTGGCCAGCAGCACCACTGCGCTACAAAAACTGACCATCGACAGCCCGGACAAATAG
- a CDS encoding urea transporter, with the protein MPANHFNTHCPDWAEALLNGFSQIFLQRHPLCGLLCLLAILLTAPVLFAGALLGAVAGLLTAQRRNYAKADRQAGLFSYNGILLGLLLSLYFPWSPMLPPLILAAGGLSAMVTQQWLKHVYSSRSIPAYTSPFVAMSWVLLLFAEPSAPVAHVELNTLNLLTAELRGLGQVMFLGHPLAGALIAVGLLIADRRAFCWAMLASAIGLGSSLLHHETSAALFGLGSYNAVLAALAFSAQRQQPWLPLLGIVLALLVTPLFAAVGLATLTAPFILAGWLIRAGIQMLGKASVERAPCAHGENQPRLR; encoded by the coding sequence ATGCCTGCCAATCATTTCAACACCCACTGCCCCGACTGGGCCGAGGCTTTGCTCAACGGTTTCAGTCAAATATTCCTCCAGCGCCATCCGCTGTGCGGCCTGCTGTGCCTGTTGGCGATCCTGCTGACGGCGCCGGTGCTGTTCGCCGGTGCGCTGCTCGGTGCCGTCGCCGGTTTGCTCACTGCGCAACGGCGCAACTACGCCAAGGCTGATCGCCAGGCCGGGTTGTTCAGCTACAACGGCATTTTGCTCGGCCTGTTGCTGAGCCTGTATTTCCCCTGGTCGCCGATGCTGCCGCCGCTGATTCTTGCTGCCGGCGGCTTGAGCGCGATGGTCACGCAGCAATGGCTCAAACATGTCTACAGCAGCCGATCGATTCCGGCCTACACCTCGCCGTTCGTGGCCATGAGCTGGGTCTTGCTGCTGTTCGCCGAGCCGTCGGCGCCTGTCGCGCATGTCGAGTTGAACACGCTGAACCTGCTCACCGCCGAACTGCGCGGTCTGGGCCAGGTGATGTTCCTTGGTCATCCACTGGCCGGCGCATTGATTGCCGTTGGCTTGCTGATCGCTGATCGCCGGGCGTTTTGCTGGGCAATGCTCGCCTCGGCGATCGGCCTCGGTTCGAGCCTGCTGCACCACGAAACCAGCGCTGCGCTGTTTGGCTTGGGCAGCTACAACGCCGTGCTCGCCGCCCTCGCCTTCTCCGCGCAACGCCAACAACCGTGGCTGCCGCTGCTCGGCATCGTCCTCGCGTTGCTGGTTACGCCGTTGTTTGCGGCGGTTGGCCTTGCGACCCTGACCGCGCCGTTCATCCTCGCCGGCTGGCTGATCCGCGCCGGCATCCAGATGCTTGGCAAAGCCAGCGTCGAGCGTGCGCCTTGCGCTCATGGGGAGAATCAACCTAGGCTGCGCTGA
- a CDS encoding MFS transporter, producing the protein MTTTTHAMTRGMVLLFAFCCGAIVANIYYAQPIIGLIAPDIGLSDTMASFIVSLTQIGYALGLFFLVPLGDLLENRRLMIITTVVAIASLLAAAFTDQPNVFLLISLLVGFSSVSVQILIPLAAHLAPEESRGRVVGGIMGGLLLGILLARPVSSVVADHLGWRAMFMIAAALMAAISVVLALTVPKRQPDHSATYVQLIGSLWTLLRQQPVLRQRAFYQGCMFATFSLFWTAVPLELARNHGLSQSEIAIFALVGAIGAIAAPISGRLADAGHTRIASLLAMIFASLSFLPAFIHPAYSVIGLAVTGVVLDFCVQMNMVLGQRAVYSLDAKSRGRLNALYMTSIFIGGAFGSSVASAVYEHGGWLWIVIVGSVFPLLALLRFLSVSQRGSLATA; encoded by the coding sequence ATGACCACCACCACTCACGCAATGACCCGAGGCATGGTGCTGCTGTTCGCCTTCTGCTGCGGCGCCATCGTTGCCAACATCTACTACGCACAGCCGATCATTGGCCTGATCGCGCCGGACATCGGTCTCTCCGACACCATGGCCAGCTTCATCGTCTCGCTGACGCAGATCGGTTATGCGCTGGGCCTGTTCTTCCTGGTGCCGCTGGGCGACCTGCTGGAGAACCGCCGATTGATGATCATCACCACCGTGGTGGCGATTGCCAGCCTGCTGGCAGCGGCATTTACCGATCAGCCGAATGTGTTTTTGCTGATCTCGTTGTTGGTCGGTTTCAGTTCGGTGTCGGTGCAGATTCTGATTCCTTTGGCCGCACACTTGGCGCCGGAAGAATCCCGTGGCCGGGTCGTCGGCGGGATCATGGGGGGTTTGCTGCTGGGTATTCTGTTGGCACGACCGGTGTCGAGCGTGGTGGCCGACCATTTGGGCTGGCGGGCGATGTTCATGATTGCCGCAGCGCTGATGGCAGCGATCAGCGTAGTGCTGGCGCTGACCGTGCCCAAGCGCCAACCGGATCATAGCGCCACCTACGTCCAACTGATCGGTTCGCTGTGGACACTCCTGCGCCAGCAACCGGTACTGCGCCAACGGGCGTTTTACCAAGGCTGCATGTTCGCCACGTTCAGCCTGTTCTGGACCGCCGTGCCGCTGGAACTGGCACGCAACCATGGTTTGTCGCAAAGCGAGATCGCGATCTTCGCCCTGGTCGGCGCCATCGGTGCCATCGCCGCACCGATCAGCGGACGCCTGGCCGACGCCGGCCACACCCGGATCGCTTCGCTACTGGCCATGATCTTCGCCAGCCTGAGCTTCCTGCCGGCGTTCATTCACCCCGCCTATAGCGTCATCGGCCTGGCCGTGACCGGCGTGGTGCTCGACTTCTGCGTGCAGATGAACATGGTCCTCGGCCAACGCGCAGTCTATTCGCTGGACGCGAAAAGCCGTGGCCGTCTGAACGCGCTATACATGACCAGCATCTTCATCGGCGGCGCCTTCGGCTCGTCGGTGGCCAGTGCGGTGTATGAGCATGGCGGCTGGTTGTGGATCGTGATTGTGGGGAGTGTGTTTCCGCTGTTGGCGTTGTTGCGGTTTTTGAGTGTTTCGCAGCGTGGTTCATTGGCAACGGCGTAA
- a CDS encoding DUF5666 domain-containing protein, with protein MFRQRLHHIATIALISLLGAMSVQAADAPGMRIGVRGEITGVSADTLKVHVNSGENVVIQLTGDTKVRAVTLANIEDIKPGSYIGSAAMPQEDGTLKALEVHVFPPELAGSGDGHRPFDLAKGSSMTNGSVGDLVVSNGRVLTVNYKGGQQKILVPEDVPIVNLLPGDRSLLKVGVKIVTFVTQSADGTLTAQSISAGKDGVTPPM; from the coding sequence ATGTTTCGTCAAAGGCTTCACCACATAGCAACGATTGCCCTGATCAGCCTGCTGGGCGCGATGAGCGTGCAGGCCGCTGATGCCCCCGGCATGCGCATTGGCGTGCGCGGAGAGATCACCGGGGTCAGCGCCGACACCTTGAAAGTCCACGTTAACAGTGGCGAGAACGTGGTGATCCAGTTGACCGGCGACACCAAGGTCCGCGCGGTCACCCTGGCCAATATCGAAGACATCAAACCCGGCAGTTACATCGGTTCGGCGGCGATGCCGCAAGAGGATGGCACGCTCAAGGCGCTGGAAGTGCATGTGTTTCCGCCGGAGCTGGCGGGTAGCGGCGACGGGCATCGGCCGTTCGATCTGGCCAAGGGCAGCAGCATGACCAATGGCAGTGTTGGCGATCTGGTGGTGAGCAACGGGCGGGTGCTGACGGTGAACTACAAGGGCGGGCAGCAGAAGATTCTGGTGCCGGAGGATGTGCCGATCGTCAATCTGCTGCCGGGGGATCGGAGTTTGCTGAAGGTTGGGGTGAAGATCGTTACGTTCGTGACGCAGAGTGCGGATGGCACGTTGACGGCGCAATCGATCTCAGCGGGTAAGGATGGGGTGACGCCACCGATGTAG
- a CDS encoding heme lyase CcmF/NrfE family subunit, protein MTSAIFIPELGHLAMILALCFALVQAVVPLVGAWRGDRFWMSLAQPAAWGQFAFLLFAFGILTYAFMTDDFSVAYVANNSNTALPWYYKFSAVWGAHEGSLLLWALILGGWTFAVSVFSRQLPQVMLARVLAVMGMISTGFLLFLILTSNPFKRILPQMPSNGADLNPLLQDIGLIVHPPMLYMGYVGFSVAFAFAIAALMGGRLDAAWARWSRPWTIVAWAFLGIGITLGSWWAYYELGWGGWWFWDPVENASFMPWLVGTALIHSLAVTEKRGVFKSWTVLLAIAAFSLSLLGTFLVRSGVLTSVHAFASDPERGVFILIFLLFVVGGSLTLFALRAPVVKSQVGFNLWSRETLLLGNNLVLVVAASMILLGTLYPLILDALSGAKMSVGPPYFNALFIPLMALLMMVMAVGVIVRWKDTPVKWLASMLTPVLLGSVALAVVAGVAYGDFNWAVIATFLLAAWVLLAGVRDIVDKTRHKGLIKGLPTLTRSYWGMQIAHLGIAVCALGVVLSSQNSAERDLRLAPGESMDLAGYHFVFEGAKHFEGPNFTSDKGTIRVIRDGKEISVLHPEKRLYTVQNSVMTEAGIDAGFTRDLYVALGEPLDNGAWAVRVHVKPFVRWIWFGGLLTGFGGLLAALDRRYRVKVKAKVREALGMTGAAA, encoded by the coding sequence ATGACGTCGGCGATTTTTATTCCTGAGTTGGGTCATCTGGCGATGATTCTGGCGCTGTGTTTTGCGCTGGTGCAGGCCGTGGTGCCATTGGTCGGTGCCTGGCGCGGCGACCGTTTCTGGATGAGTCTGGCCCAGCCCGCCGCGTGGGGGCAGTTTGCCTTTTTGCTGTTTGCGTTTGGCATTTTGACCTACGCGTTCATGACCGATGACTTCTCCGTCGCGTATGTGGCGAACAACTCCAATACCGCTTTGCCGTGGTATTACAAATTCAGCGCGGTGTGGGGTGCCCACGAAGGTTCATTGCTGCTGTGGGCACTGATTCTCGGTGGCTGGACCTTCGCGGTGTCGGTGTTCTCCCGGCAGTTGCCGCAGGTGATGCTCGCCCGCGTTCTGGCGGTGATGGGCATGATCAGCACCGGTTTCCTGCTGTTTCTGATCCTCACGTCCAACCCGTTCAAACGCATCCTGCCGCAAATGCCCAGCAATGGCGCTGACCTCAACCCCTTGCTGCAAGACATCGGCCTGATCGTTCACCCGCCGATGTTGTACATGGGTTACGTCGGCTTTTCGGTGGCGTTCGCCTTCGCCATTGCCGCTTTGATGGGCGGTCGACTCGATGCCGCGTGGGCGCGCTGGTCGCGGCCATGGACCATCGTTGCCTGGGCGTTCCTCGGCATCGGCATCACCCTCGGTTCGTGGTGGGCCTATTACGAACTCGGCTGGGGTGGCTGGTGGTTCTGGGACCCGGTGGAAAACGCCTCGTTCATGCCTTGGCTGGTCGGCACCGCACTGATCCACTCGCTGGCGGTCACGGAAAAACGTGGCGTGTTCAAGAGCTGGACGGTGTTGCTGGCGATTGCCGCGTTTTCGCTGAGCCTGCTTGGGACGTTCCTCGTACGTTCTGGCGTGCTGACTTCGGTGCACGCATTTGCCTCCGATCCTGAGCGTGGCGTGTTCATCCTGATCTTCCTGTTGTTCGTGGTTGGCGGCTCGCTGACGCTGTTCGCCCTGCGCGCGCCAGTGGTCAAGAGTCAGGTCGGTTTCAACCTGTGGTCGCGGGAAACCCTATTGCTGGGCAACAACCTGGTGCTGGTGGTGGCCGCGTCGATGATTCTGCTCGGCACGCTGTACCCGCTGATTCTCGATGCCCTCAGCGGCGCCAAAATGTCGGTCGGCCCGCCGTACTTCAATGCGCTGTTCATTCCGTTGATGGCGTTGCTGATGATGGTGATGGCGGTCGGTGTGATCGTGCGCTGGAAAGACACCCCGGTGAAATGGCTGGCCAGCATGCTGACGCCAGTGCTGCTCGGCAGCGTCGCGCTGGCCGTGGTGGCCGGCGTCGCTTACGGCGATTTCAACTGGGCAGTGATCGCAACCTTCCTGCTCGCCGCTTGGGTATTGCTCGCGGGCGTGCGCGACATCGTCGACAAGACCCGCCACAAAGGTTTGATCAAAGGCTTGCCAACCCTGACCCGCAGTTATTGGGGCATGCAGATTGCCCACCTCGGCATCGCCGTGTGTGCGCTGGGCGTGGTGTTGTCGAGTCAGAACAGTGCCGAACGCGACCTGCGTCTGGCGCCGGGCGAGTCGATGGACCTGGCCGGTTATCACTTCGTCTTCGAAGGCGCCAAGCACTTCGAAGGGCCGAACTTCACGTCGGACAAAGGCACGATTCGGGTCATTCGTGACGGTAAGGAAATCAGCGTGCTGCACCCGGAAAAACGTCTGTACACCGTGCAGAACTCGGTGATGACCGAAGCCGGAATCGATGCCGGCTTCACCCGTGACCTTTACGTCGCCCTCGGTGAACCGCTGGACAACGGCGCGTGGGCGGTGCGGGTGCACGTCAAACCGTTCGTGCGCTGGATCTGGTTCGGCGGTTTGCTCACCGGGTTCGGTGGCTTGCTGGCGGCGCTGGATCGACGTTATCGGGTCAAAGTGAAAGCTAAGGTGCGTGAAGCACTGGGCATGACGGGAGCGGCGGCATGA
- a CDS encoding sulfate ABC transporter substrate-binding protein encodes MKKLFGASLLAAGLSLANIAQAAPTLLNVSYDVMRDFYKDYNTAFQKHWQAEHNENITVQMSFGGSSKQARSVIDGLPADVITMNMATDINALADNGKLVPENWVTRLPNNSAPFTSATVFIVRKGNPKALKDWPDLLKDGVQVIVPNPKTSGNGRYTYLSAWGYVLKNGGDENKAKDFVGKLFKQAPVLDTGGRAATTTFMTNQIGDVLVTFENEAEMIAREFGRDQFEVIYPSVSAEAEPPVSVVDKVVDKKGSRAAADEYLKYLWSPQGQEIAAANYLRPRDPAVLAKYTDRFPKVDFLSVEKTFGDWRTVQKTHFNDGGVFDQIYSGQ; translated from the coding sequence GTGAAAAAACTCTTTGGCGCCTCACTTCTCGCCGCCGGCCTGTCCTTGGCCAACATCGCTCAGGCAGCCCCGACGCTGCTTAACGTTTCCTACGACGTGATGCGCGATTTCTACAAGGACTACAACACTGCGTTCCAGAAACACTGGCAAGCCGAGCACAACGAAAACATCACCGTGCAGATGTCATTCGGCGGTTCGAGCAAGCAAGCGCGTTCGGTGATCGACGGCCTGCCGGCTGACGTCATCACCATGAACATGGCCACCGATATCAACGCCCTCGCCGACAACGGCAAACTGGTCCCGGAGAACTGGGTCACCCGTCTGCCGAACAACAGCGCGCCGTTCACTTCGGCCACGGTGTTCATCGTCCGTAAAGGCAACCCGAAAGCCCTGAAAGACTGGCCGGATCTGCTCAAGGACGGCGTGCAAGTGATCGTGCCAAACCCGAAAACCTCGGGTAACGGTCGCTACACCTACCTGTCGGCGTGGGGTTATGTGCTGAAGAATGGCGGCGACGAGAACAAGGCCAAAGACTTCGTCGGCAAACTGTTCAAGCAAGCGCCGGTGCTCGATACAGGTGGCCGAGCAGCGACCACAACGTTCATGACCAACCAGATCGGCGACGTGCTGGTGACCTTCGAAAACGAAGCGGAGATGATTGCCCGCGAGTTTGGTCGTGATCAGTTTGAAGTGATCTATCCGAGCGTTTCGGCTGAGGCGGAGCCACCGGTTTCCGTGGTCGATAAAGTGGTCGACAAGAAAGGTTCGCGTGCGGCGGCAGATGAGTATCTGAAGTACCTGTGGTCGCCGCAAGGTCAGGAGATTGCGGCGGCAAACTACCTGCGTCCGCGTGATCCGGCGGTGTTGGCGAAGTACACCGACCGTTTCCCGAAAGTTGATTTCCTCTCGGTTGAGAAAACCTTTGGTGACTGGCGTACGGTGCAGAAGACTCACTTCAATGATGGTGGGGTTTTTGATCAGATTTATAGCGGGCAGTAA
- a CDS encoding cytochrome c-type biogenesis protein, whose translation MKRFLAAAVLGFSLVGVAHAAIDTYEFAKEGDRERFRELTKELRCPKCQNQDIADSNAPIAADLRKEIFRMLGEGKDNQQIIDFMVDRYGDFVRYKPALNAKTALLWFGPAGLLLGGVVVIAVIVRRRRGQRAETPQALSSEERQRLDQLLDKNQE comes from the coding sequence ATGAAGCGCTTTTTAGCCGCTGCCGTATTGGGCTTTAGTCTGGTCGGTGTGGCCCATGCGGCCATCGATACTTACGAGTTTGCCAAAGAAGGTGATCGCGAGCGTTTCCGTGAACTGACCAAGGAACTGCGCTGCCCCAAGTGCCAGAACCAGGACATCGCCGACTCCAACGCGCCGATTGCCGCTGACCTGCGCAAAGAGATTTTCCGCATGCTCGGTGAGGGCAAGGACAACCAGCAGATCATCGATTTCATGGTTGATCGCTACGGTGATTTCGTCCGCTACAAACCGGCGCTCAATGCCAAAACGGCGTTGCTGTGGTTCGGCCCGGCCGGGCTGCTGCTCGGTGGTGTCGTGGTGATCGCGGTGATCGTCCGTCGTCGTCGCGGCCAGCGTGCCGAGACTCCGCAAGCGCTGTCCAGCGAAGAGCGTCAGCGCCTCGACCAACTGTTGGATAAAAACCAAGAATGA
- a CDS encoding ion transporter: MDSSNSWRERLYVMIFQSDTRAGRRFDGILLLIILASLVIVMLDSIDSIHQNYANVLAYIEWGFTIIFLGEYILRLYCSPKPLRYAFSFYGLVDLLAIVPGILALYYSDAQYLLIIRIIRMLRIFRVLKLSPYLKQANYLMSALRGSKQKIVVFLVSVCTLVTVFGTLMYVIEGPEHGFTSIPKGIYWAIVTLTTVGFGDIVPKTPLGQVISSLVMITGYSIIAVPTGIFTAELANAMRGEQLQHDCPVCKKNSHEHGAAFCSRCGNALFKKLE; the protein is encoded by the coding sequence ATGGACAGCAGCAACAGTTGGCGCGAACGGCTTTACGTGATGATTTTCCAGAGCGACACCCGCGCCGGGCGTCGCTTCGACGGCATCCTGCTGTTGATCATCCTCGCCAGTCTGGTGATCGTGATGCTCGACAGCATCGACAGCATTCACCAGAACTATGCGAACGTGCTGGCCTACATCGAGTGGGGCTTCACGATCATCTTTCTTGGCGAGTACATCCTGCGTCTGTACTGCTCACCGAAGCCGTTGCGCTACGCCTTCAGCTTTTACGGGCTGGTGGATTTACTGGCAATCGTGCCCGGCATCCTCGCCCTGTATTACAGCGATGCGCAGTACTTGCTGATTATCCGGATCATTCGGATGTTGCGGATTTTCCGTGTGCTCAAGCTCAGCCCGTACCTCAAGCAAGCCAATTACTTGATGTCGGCGCTGCGTGGCAGCAAGCAGAAGATCGTCGTGTTTCTGGTCAGCGTGTGCACCCTGGTGACGGTGTTCGGCACCTTGATGTACGTGATCGAAGGCCCGGAACACGGCTTCACCAGCATTCCCAAAGGCATCTATTGGGCGATCGTCACGTTGACCACCGTGGGCTTCGGCGACATCGTGCCGAAGACCCCGCTGGGCCAGGTGATTTCGTCGCTGGTGATGATTACGGGTTACTCGATCATCGCCGTGCCGACGGGGATTTTCACCGCCGAACTGGCCAACGCCATGCGCGGCGAACAGCTGCAACACGACTGTCCGGTGTGCAAGAAAAACAGCCATGAACACGGCGCCGCGTTCTGTTCGCGATGCGGCAATGCTCTGTTCAAGAAACTGGAATAA